DNA from Pelodiscus sinensis isolate JC-2024 chromosome 1, ASM4963464v1, whole genome shotgun sequence:
GTGCAGTGACATCATACTAAACTCTATTTGAAATACCTTCAAGGCAATGTAGCTGTAATTCCTTCAGAATACAAGAGAGAAATCCCAATTTCTAACTCCAGCTCTATCATTGGCTTGCTTTGCAACTTTTGGCAAGGGACTTAGCTCTCTAGTCAGTTTCTACATCTGTAAATTGGGGATAATACGTAAGTCCTATACCTACCTACCAGATATATGATATAAAGTGGTTTAAACATAAAGATCTAAAAAAACACGATACATTAGCATTCTGGTGTCATAATGATGACAAAATAAATACCAAGATAAAAAGAAAACTTCTAGCAGGAAATGTATGCAGTGTCACCTACCCATCATCTGACAAAGTAAATGATTAGTAATGAAAACATATTATGTCCATATCCTTGAGTCAGAATACAGCAGCAAGCCCTCATCCCACTGAGAGtcttcaaatatttatttaaaaaagaagaaagcatATTCATTAAAAATACACATATTCCTCTTAGGTAATGCTAATAAAATTGCCAGTCATCTTTAAAAAATTCTCATGAAGATTTTCAGTAAACAATATTCTTAAAACACCACATTTCGCTTAAATTTTGTGATTCCCAGATAGTTTGTATTTTCAATAGGTTTATGACAAGCAATGATTAATTATTAAAACTGTACATAGATACAGAACAAAAACAGAAGCCTTTTAATGCTCCTCTTGAACAAAATCAATTTGCTAAATTGTTTCACAAACTGTCAAGTTATAACATACCAGTTGGCAGTTTAGATTCTGTTCTGCAGTTATCCTATAATAACAACATCCTACACTTTAGAATAATGGTGACAAACGGTGAAATTCAGCCCTATGTGGAGGGACCAAAGCAAGGACAATACAACATTGAAGCTCCACTTGCAAATAGGCCTTAAAAAGAAATTAATTGGTGTATAAGCGTTGAGTTGGTCCCTCTATGCAGGGCtaaaattttaaattaaggtCTCAATGTTACACACTGAATGACCTAGATCCACCTCAGGATGCTCAATTAAAAATTCAGAAATACGATATTTGAAATCAGATGCTGTATAAGAAATTACTATGTTTAATTTATAATAGTATATGTTGTAGCAGCAACTTTCTTTAGCTTTAGCACAAAGCTATATTACAGACAACTTTAATACTGTACAAATGTACACAAAATATATCCGTATCAGTCACTAAGTTCTTCCTCATCACTAAAATAGGCACTTTTTTTAATCCGTGGCCTTCTTGAATCGTCAGATGTTGAAGGTTCCCCTGGAGGCTGTTTCCATCTTTGCTGCTCTTCTTCAATTTTGGCTTGCTTCAATGAAATTATGAACATGGAAAATATAAGTTATTTTGTTGAAATAGGCACTACGCAATGCATTAAATACAGTAATGCAAATACTAGTTGGTATAAATGTAATGTGTgtaataattaaattaaataataacTGCAGGGTTCATTAGCACGCTTAAATGGACTCATACCTTAGGCAGACTGAATTCTAATATGATGCCAAAAAACAATATTGTCCTTTGTATGCTAATGGACAAACAGTCTTCAGCTACAGTGTAGGAAGACTCCCATCCAACAACTGTTGCTAATATAGACAGGCCTTGAGACTACAGTATATGTAAGAAACCCAGTATACGTAAAGAACATGGGAACTTTAAAGCCAAGTACACTTTGTATTGTAGGCTGACATTAGTGGAGATGCCTGGAAACAAGAAATTGAGAGTTTTGTCATTGAAGGACCAGACCAcattgaaaataaattattttgttcaaaagcttcagagggatagcagagttagtctgtaactggaaaaacttaaacgatgaatagtctagcagcaccttaaagactaaccaaacgtagatggtattatgagctttcgaaggtacaacccacttcttcagatgaatggagcattaaaagtccagctccaagaataaataagaggggggaggaagggaggaaaaaaagtgaattaaagtgttcaagttacaagaagctgataagaacaatttgcaccttctctaagaACCCATTGTttagttaagtcattaggatgtggaaggtagtgtgctagcagGCCAATGGTTGCAGCATAAAAAAGAGACAATAGTCACCATGTTTTAGACAGATTAGAAAATGGGGATCATGATTGACTGTCCAGAATCAAAGAAGGAAGGGTTCCAGTATAGATAAAGTTCTATAGAATAGCATAGTTCTTTTCTGTGTATTATGTAGTCTAGATACTTATAATTGTTACTTGAAGttgttttaaatattatttagaaACAAAGCTACATAGTGTAATTTGATTTAGTACCTGAAAAGCTATGGCCTGGCTGAGGCTATCCAGGGCAGGGTCTTCACCCTCATCTTcactttcttcttcttcctcactAAAtagtataaaaaataaaaatattacagaTGCACTGTATTCTAAAAAGACAGTAGACTAAGAGTAAAGAGTGTTGATAATTAAATGTAGGTGCCCATACAGTTCTTCTTCTGGTTCAactattttcttccttttcttcttttctttcttttttggagGCTCACGCTCTCCTAGCATATTTTTAGGACAAGCATAACTTAAGTGTCCTGTTTCCttagagaaaaagaaacagagattAACAGGAGAAAATAAAAACATGGCATTAAATATATCCTTAGAAAAAATTAACGTTAATCAAGAAAAAATTGAAGCAGTTTTAATAAAAGAAATGTTGCATTGGTTAATagaatgtaaataaaataaatccttcCTTGCAGATTCATCTTGGAAATGGGAAAACGTAGCAGTGATATGCTACTTTAGCCACAAGTTGCGCTTCGGAATTCATTATAAAGAATAACAATACATTCTGATTTGGCTGTCGTAACGGCTGAATACACTAAGACGTAATCTATACACAAAATcagggatgagcaataatttttgatgggggggccactccaagaatttggtaagtggtcaagggccacaatcttccatgatattaatggaggaagtgtggggtctcggatggaggttgagtgcaggagggagattggggtaaaggactggggtgcaggaaggagtgtagggtctgggagggagtttgggtaaaggaagcAGTTGTGACTTCGGGCACTAGACTgcggtgcaggggggttgggttgtgacctagggcaggagattatgatctgaggcaggagattgggatgctggatctgggaggggatattggtgcaggagggggggcagaaagtTGGGTATGtggaatggggggcagagggttggggtgccagagacaggctctggccaggagacttacctgggtgactcccagccagcaacccagcacatttctcaTTCAGCCAGCCAACAAACCAGCCagactgccccacccccgcacaggctgcagggccatatgCATGTGAATAACTACGAGCCAGATGGGAGGGGGGTCTGGTGCTTCGTGGCcacctgttattcaaacaggcagctcccattagctgggttCTGACcagaaactggctaatgggattgtgctgggggcaggggcagtgcctgaagttttccctcccaccctggggctcacagttttgaaagagaaaaggctcggcagctgcttttctgagcagcgtgcaggtgggatgaggcaagcagggagcctgtctggggctcctTGCTTTGTCTGTGGACTGGATCTAGTGGCTTGGCAGCCCACcttgcccaggcctgcacaaGATCTTATTGGACCTCAACACTGGAGGTCAGAATCATGGTGGCAACAACACTGCTGGTTTTAAGATGGTAAGACTGGATATTTAAACAACTGaagtttattttaatatattaatatGATCCAAAACACTGTTTTTCAAATCTTAGCTTAATCTCAAGTGTGAAATTTGTTTAGATGTATTTAAATCTATAGGCATAGGTGTTATATATAAAACAATTCTACTCTCCTTTAGTATGTATCCAATTAGTTCATTTGATCAtccatttatcattattatttggTGTTATGGTCAAGTTATATATGAAACAATATATGATCAATGTGTGCTAAATAGATTTAAATTGTAGAAATATAGAaaaaagaatataagaatggccttacAGGGTCAAATGAAAGGTTCACcgagcccaatatcctgtcttccacaaTGACTAAcataggtgccccagagggaatgaacagaacaggtaatcttcaAGTGATCTATCTCCTATAGCCCATTCCCACTCTCTGGAAAACAGAGCTAGGGACACAAACCCTGCCCATCgaggctaatagacattgatggataTATCCTCAATGaacttctctagttcttttttgaactctgtaatAATCTTGGCCCtcacgacatcctctggcaaggagttctgcaagttgactatgcgttgtgtgaagaagtacttccttttgtttgtaataaacctgttacctattaatttcatttggtgacccctagtccttGTGTTATGAGTAAATGGCAGTTGtttactttctccatgccagtcataatttgatagacctctatcatatccccctttagttgtctcttttccaagctgcaaGGTCCTAATCttattaacctctcctcatatggcagtccttccatacccctaatcattttggttgcctttttctgaaccttttctaattctaacatatcttttttgagatgtagCAACTACATCTGAACACAGTATAAGAGGTAGATGTACCTGAATTTATACAGATGcagatattttctctcttattatCTATTACATCCTTAACTCccaagatcctgcttgcttttttgactgctgctgcacactgagtgaatatccacaatgactccaagatatttTTATGGAGTAGTAATAACTAATTTAGGCcacattttatatataaagttggtatgttttccaatgtgcactactttaagtttatcaacactgaatttcatctgccattttgttgctatTCATTCAGTTTCGTGAGATGTTATGTTGAGCTATCTTATAATATATTCTTATGAAGTAAAGCAACAACCTATAAAAACACAATATTCCAATATTCATCGTTTGTCGAAGTACAGATGAAGAAAAAGTGCATTGAAACCTTCATGCCTAAGGTGTTAGGCATGGTCAAAATAACAATATAAAAGAGATTTCCTGATTGGATATAAGCAGGAATATTCCAAGAGagaagacccagggaaggcttaATTGGGATAATACAAGCTGGAACCACTTGTCTTGATGACCATTTGTTAAGAGATCTGGTGAGGGAGAAACAGGGGACTACTGGCCGCATGACCAACCCCTAGCCCACCTTGGCGAAAGCCAGGACaactcccctctgcctcctcccttgtTCCCATCCACCTCTTTCCCCAACCAATGCACCCAGAGGGCTAGTGTGGCTGTGAgtccagcaccagcagcaggggtcgGTCTCTCACTCCGCAATCACTGGCAGCGGTGGGGGAAGTGGACAAATGTAGCTCTAGCTGGCTCTGCTTCCCTAGGCACATTGCTTTTCACTTCCTGCTGGTGAGCATAGGGGcagtcctgtcccctccctggaGCAACATGCCAGGAGATCAGAGTGAGCTACTGTTGTGTTGCTCTTCTTCCCCCACCACTGAAGGTCAATGCAGTGGGAGGGAAGGACCCCTGCTGCTAGCACGAGACCCCTCTGCTAGTCCCCCGGGATGCTCAGAGGCTCTGGTTTTGATAGCCCTTGGCTGGCTTCTTGCTTTTCCCACCCATGGTGTTTGGGGGCGGGGGTATGCTCTCAAATGCCCACACTACATGTCCCCCCTGAATCTACTCTAATATATGAAATTTGGGTATGTAAGTATGCATATAGCATTAGCCGGTATATATACTCTCTCAGGTTGTGTAAATGGGTATGTGAGTGTAAGATAATTTTTACTTATGTTTGTGGTTACTGTTCTCATTCTTCGTGCATTCCTAAGGCCTCCAAATCACCACCCTATTTAGCTTTAAATTGTATCAACAGGAGATGGTCTTACTGTCATTTACCACAGAACTCTCAATtcattcaatttaaaataaagagTGAGCAGGCTTGTTTGTGTAATACATTGCTCTCCCCTCCAAACACATCATGAAATTTCAGTTGgataaaagaaaagttattatgaaacaaaacagATACTTCAGTTTCTAATACAGAATTAGCTGTACTGATTATAATATTACAATGCTGATTGCACATCAGCACAAATGTTTGTAGTTACCAAATAGTCATGCTTTTGGAAGACTCCAAATACCCAATTAAGGCTAGAATCATTGCAGAAGTGGAGAAAATATTGATGAGAGCTTTGGGATGCTACCATAAGGAATGATGTGATGGTGTAAGAGGGACAAGACTAGTGACAACAAAATTGGAGGAAACGTAAGCCAAGaacaaaaatataaacatttgtTGTAGCTCCATCGTGTAATTTACTCACCCCACATTCATAACATTTAGATTTATCGAAGTAGTTACGCCTACGGATGAATTCCGCTGCTCTTCCATTGTCAATAGCAATACTCGCTTTTATTACTCTTCCAAATAactaaacaaagagaaaaaaataattgagtCCATATTTGAGCAATCTGAACTCTCCCCTTTTTGCCATGGCATTTTTCTGTAGCTTACTTGTTTGTTGTTAAGTGCCCGAGAACAGTTTTGTGCAGATTCTTTatccaaaaacaaaataaatgcaaCTCCTTTACTCTTCCTGGTTTCTTTGTCCTTCATAATAGTAACTCTGAAAAGAAATATATAACACAGGTAAGGAAAAATACTATCAAGCCATTTTTCCTCACCTATAATATCCACAAGTCTCAGCTTATGTTAAATATAATTAAGTGAGCAGCAGAATATTAGCTACAAAAAAAACTTTTAAGGATAGGTACTGATAAAATGTGTATCTGCTTCTAATAGCTGGATCTGCTAGATTCTCACTGACTGGGCCTGAAACTGAAAAGCACTTGTGGCATAAAAGTAATTTAATTATAAAACTTGTATTGAATCGCATTGAATAATAAAACTTGAAGACTGGTTACTTTTTGGGCTTAAGGTTTTTGGAACCCCTCTCCAAACAGTGAGCTTCCAACTTGCCACTTGGCATATTAGTCATTTTAGAGTGGAACAGTAAAGATACAAATAGAAGGAATtgtctcttttttccccaaaggaaAATAGACTGCTTGGGACTTAATAATCTTCAAGTGACAAGGAGAGAGAGATTAGTGTCTGTTTGCATCCTGAGATGAAGCAGAAGCCTCCACTTTGAAATGataaagaagcaatgggctactTATATATACTGAGCATATCCAGTTAACGTTTTCCATTGATTTCCTATTGCCTGGGAAGGTATATTgaagatgtacaggcagtccccgggttacgtacaagatagggactgtaggtttgttcttaagttgaatttgtatgtaagttggaactggtacatattgtaggggaaactctagcgaAACATTTCTCccgagctcagttttattctcccacacctcacttccctcagtcctttattctcaagctgaggtgtctgctgagaaaagccgctctgtctccctggtctgatgtgtgcggggggagggggggcgctagcttcacatctccctggtctgctggagggtgagttgcctcaccccgtttgtaagtagggatccgatgtaagtcggatccatgtaacccggggactgcctgtattttattatGATTTATATTTTAAAGTACTGGTAAGTTTATTTTCCTGGTGAGTGGCTGGAATTAAAGCTACAGTTCTCTTACTTTGCTACCTCAAGCCATATCTACACTAAGAGATAAGGTTGACTTTATTatggtctttttttttaagcacctTATTTTGTAAAATCAAAGTAGCAGATCCCCATTTTATGCAAGTATTTGATGTAGTTCAAAGCAGCACGTACCCAGCAGGGTGTCTGCCATCAGCtttgagagcaatgcactgtgagttgctatcccacaatgcctatgtccctttgcattctgggttatgctacCACTGCACGGTCCAAAATTGTGCAACAGGTGACTCTGGGTATATGTTGTCAGTGGTCAATAATGCACTggtttcctccctcctctccctgcctaaAACCAACGGCAAACAGTCTTTTGGCACCCTTTTTTCTTGTTGGTTATCTGTGCAGACAGCATAGCAGCATGACCATGGAACCCATCATGGATCCCGTTGTCCAGCAAAGCATGATGATGATGTTAACAACTTTGATGTGCCTAATGCTCGAGTACATCCAGAACTTATTCAAGATCTGCCAGAACAAGGAAAAGTTTCAGGAGGCCATGAACGTACTCTTCTGTAAAACACTTCAGCTGAGTGAAATGCAA
Protein-coding regions in this window:
- the ZCRB1 gene encoding zinc finger CCHC-type and RNA-binding motif-containing protein 1 isoform X2, producing MKDKETRKSKGVAFILFLDKESAQNCSRALNNKQLFGRVIKASIAIDNGRAAEFIRRRNYFDKSKCYECGETGHLSYACPKNMLGEREPPKKKEKKKRKKIVEPEEELEEEEESEDEGEDPALDSLSQAIAFQQAKIEEEQQRWKQPPGEPSTSDDSRRPRIKKSAYFSDEEELSD
- the ZCRB1 gene encoding zinc finger CCHC-type and RNA-binding motif-containing protein 1 isoform X1, with amino-acid sequence MSGGLAPSKSTVYVSNLPFSLTNNDLYRIFSKYGKVVKVTIMKDKETRKSKGVAFILFLDKESAQNCSRALNNKQLFGRVIKASIAIDNGRAAEFIRRRNYFDKSKCYECGETGHLSYACPKNMLGEREPPKKKEKKKRKKIVEPEEELEEEEESEDEGEDPALDSLSQAIAFQQAKIEEEQQRWKQPPGEPSTSDDSRRPRIKKSAYFSDEEELSD